The sequence below is a genomic window from Sorangiineae bacterium MSr12523.
ACCACTGCACCGGTGACGATTCCGCCGGCGATATCATTGACTCGACCGCGCACCTCGACGCCGCCCGGAAGAAGAACGAGATCGACGCCCTCGCGCGTTTCACCGGTTCGCAATTCCAGAGTACGCGCGTCCGTCGTGGGATTTCGCCATCGGGCTGGTTGATAGCGCGGCGCCGTTGCGCTGATTTCGTATCCGGCCACGAGAAGCCCCTCGATGCGATATCGCCCGTCGGCGCCGCTCGTCGCACAACGAGGAATACGTGTTTCGGCCGAAACGAGGCGCTCCGACCGTGCAAACGCGCAAACCGAAGCGCCTTGTATCGGCTTCGAGGCCGGATCGGTGACTTTGCCCGCAAGGGTGGCGCGAGGCAAGGTGGCGTCGCTGCTCGGTTCATCGGGAAGGCCCAGTTGCGAACCCGCAGATGGCTCGACGGCCGCTGCGTCCGCTGCAGCCGCAACCCCGCGGGCCAGACGGTGGCGAAGCGCCAGCCATGCGAATCCTGCGAGGACGAGCGCCAGCAATATCCAGGAAAGCCGTCGGGTCGGCGATGCGCGCATCATGTCGAAGAAAGGACGCATCAATGGCCACTTCGGTGCAGCCCGCGCGCGCGATTTTCGCGCACACGATGGGCTCTTCGGACGATCATGAGCAAAGAACGACGCGCCACGGCGAGGCAATCCGCGTATGGGACGAAATCGTTCGCGGTCGACTTGACCTCGCGGTCGGCGTAAGACAGCTCCATGCTGCGCACGCACCGACGAACTTGAAATACCACGAGGCACTCCTCGCCTTGGCTCGAAGAGCACATGGTCTTACTTGCCCGAATTGGGCATTCAAGGCAATTCGCATATGCTCATGATGGACAGCAACTCCGACGACGTCGAAGAGCGGATCCATCGTTGGATCGAGGCGAATGTTCACTGACTCACAAGGTGTCGTCGTCGTCCGCCGTCTCTTCTTCGTTTTCCGTGGCGACCTTGGCCGCTGCAGCAGCAACGGGACGGCTCTTGACGACGGGAGCTTTGGTCGCGCTGCGCGCTGGAGGCGGCGTCGGAGCGCTGCACGACGCAGACGGCGCGGGTAATTCCACCGGTGGTGGCACAATCACCACGGGCGGGGGCGATGCGGGGCTCGCGGCAACCGGTGCCGGCGTAAAGCGCAAATTCCCCGTGAACACGAGGGTGGCGAGCGCGCCGCCGAGAAGGCCCACGAAAACGGCGGGCCAACGGTTCCATGATGCGACCGCGTTGCGAGGTGCCGGGGCACGCCGCGACGTGGCGACGGCGCGTACGAAGGAATCGGCGAGCTCGCGTGCGGAGGCGAAGCGGTGTTGGATTCGGATCGCAAAGGCCTTGCGGAACCATGCGTCGACAGCCGGCCCGAGCTCCGGCCGCACCTGACTGGGCGGCGTGTACCGCCCGCGCGCCGCAGCAAGGAAGATGGCGCTCATGGTGCCACCGGCGAAGGGCAAGCTGCCGGTCAGCATCTCGTAGGCGACGACGGCGAGCGCCCAGAGATCGCACCGATGGTCGACATCGCCCGCGTCGGTGAATTGCTCCGGGCTCATGAAGCAAGGCGTGCCGCACATCTTGCCTTCCTCTTCGGCTGCGATGTCATCGCGCCCCTGTTGCACCATGGCCACACCGAAGTCGAGCACCTTCACGGTGTGCTCGGGGCCTTCGAGGAAGACGTTCTCCGGCTTGATATCGCGGTGCACGATGCCGCGCTCGTGCGCTGTCTCCAGCACGCTCGCGATGGCGCGAAAAATCGCCACC
It includes:
- a CDS encoding serine/threonine protein kinase, giving the protein MTTCASSFEPFSGAVINDNLRLERPIAKGGMGSVWLARHTALDLPVALKFMSQAIFRDEPNAVERFTREARAAAQLRHPNVVRIFDFRFPTPSDEPPYMVMELLEGEDLERYIRRVGPLDIGEAVAIFRAIASVLETAHERGIVHRDIKPENVFLEGPEHTVKVLDFGVAMVQQGRDDIAAEEEGKMCGTPCFMSPEQFTDAGDVDHRCDLWALAVVAYEMLTGSLPFAGGTMSAIFLAAARGRYTPPSQVRPELGPAVDAWFRKAFAIRIQHRFASARELADSFVRAVATSRRAPAPRNAVASWNRWPAVFVGLLGGALATLVFTGNLRFTPAPVAASPASPPPVVIVPPPVELPAPSASCSAPTPPPARSATKAPVVKSRPVAAAAAKVATENEEETADDDDTL